The following proteins are encoded in a genomic region of Drosophila miranda strain MSH22 chromosome 4, D.miranda_PacBio2.1, whole genome shotgun sequence:
- the LOC108162568 gene encoding uncharacterized protein LOC108162568 has product MAINELQGCLGDVCETGDHQNDSSSYAGFYFNFCTLISHVLLTGITVAIVYKCLVLKLAHTAGHAFYCTIAFVFLMGEALLVRNSRSLEAWIGQTNLNRLHAILGLLAFLVGVGGIAIKTWQKLERKREDPNATVRHFRSNHGFFGIVGCALLLGSVLSGLPLYFISSSITLKFLHRFFGLIGFLALMVSQMFGYNTGFGRRQWKRHHQNLFKFFTFIATITTSNYELRRFVRDIFVLISNSLFQAEPVQAREDL; this is encoded by the exons ATGGCCATCAATGAATTACAAGGCTGTCTAGGCGATGTCTGCGAGACGGGAGATCATCAGAATGATTCCAGTAGCTATGCAGGATTTTACTTTAACTTCTGCACCCTCATCTCGCACGTTCTGCTAACTGGGATCACCGTGGCCATCGTCTACAAGTGCTTGGTCCTGAAGCTGGCGCACACGGCTGGACATGCTTTCTACTGCACAATTGCT TTTGTTTTCTTAATGGGCGAGGCTTTGTTGGTGAGAAACAGCAGGAGCCTGGAGGCATGGATCGGACAAACCAACTTGAATCGCTTGCATGCGATTCTGGGGCTGCTGGCGTTCCTGGTCGGGGTCGGAGGCATTGCGATCAAGACATGGCAGAAGCTGGAACGGAAACGAGAAGATCCCAACGCTACGGTACGGCACTTCCGCAGCAATCACGGCTTCTTTG GCATAGTCGGTTGTGCTCTTCTGCTTGGCAGCGTGCTAAGCGGTCTACCTCTGTATTTCATCAGCAGTAGCATTACTTTGAAATTCCTCCATCGTTTCTTCGGCCTGATCGGATTCCTCGCATTGATGGTCTCGCAAATGTTTGGCTATAATACGGGCTTCGGGCGGCGCCAATGGAAACGTCACCACCAGAATCTGTTCAAGTTCTTTACATTTATTGCCACCATAACTACCTCAAATTACGAATTACGAAGATTTGTACGGGATATTTTTGTCTTGATATCAAATAGTCTCTTCCAGGCAGAGCCAGTACAAGCGAGAGAAGACCTTTAG